The Tripterygium wilfordii isolate XIE 37 chromosome 21, ASM1340144v1, whole genome shotgun sequence genome segment aaaaaatatatatatattaaagaaaatatGATAGCACAGCTGCACGGAAACTCTAATAACTGGAGTAACAAATTGAGATAATCAAAAAACTGTGCCAGAGTGTCTTCTCTGCTGCCTCCTTACCTGGCGAAAGTCTGATCGGCTCTTGTGGTAATCATCTCGGAGGTGACTTCTTAGATATAAATTAGGAGCCACTTGAGATTTGGAGATATTTTTCCTCTAGCAGTTTTCAGTAGTCTCGTGGACATTTGAAACTTTTGCACTAAGCACAGAACCATGGTGATTGTGATGAAAACAATAGATCTTGATTGTGATGGAAACCACCAGAAATAACTAAGACATCGTGGGTGTTAAATTTTGGAATGTTGCCTTAGACTTGTGGGTCAAGATTATATCGGTAATTCCTTAAGCTTTGCAACGGATTCAAAGCTGATCGGAAGTAATTTTTGAGTGAGcacttatattatattttatgataaaAACTAGATAAGCTAGTTATTGGAGCAAGATTGTAGGAATGATTGCTAACATGATGTGGCTTACAGCATACCTTCTCTAGAATGTGATTGCTAACATGATGTGAGTTGCAGCATTCCTTCTCAGCACATACCTCTATTATTGACCTGTGTTTCAGTGCTTtgcttttacttttattttcttttaatgctaTTTTCTGATGCTCATGTATGGACTAGCTGGATGTCCGGCCTTCATTTGTTTGGTTCTCTCTACAGAATCAATTGAATCACTTGGTTTTTGTATGATGAAATGTGTCGAGATTGATTATATCTTAAACAAATGTTACTTATCATGGTTGCATCTGTGTTATTTGATTATACGCATGCATGCACATGCGGAGAACTCCATTAGGGTATTTGCTCAGTGGAGTTGAAGAGATTCCTTTTGATTTGGTTTGCTAACATGTTTTTGATTGACAGTCTGATTGGTGGAACAGAGGGGCCTGATCGTATTTTTGTCGGTGGAGTACCGTACTACTTTACTGAATCCCAGATAAGAGAATTGCTTGAGTCCTTCGGGTACGGGCTTTAGAAATTTGCCATATTAATTTAACTATGGTCTTACTTTGATCTGCAGTCAGATGCAATGATATTGTGCCATAGATTCTTTGTTCCACAACTGTGTAATTATTTTTGAATGTCAAATGTTCGTGCTTATCTTTTGTTATTTATGGTGATTGATCTCACTCTTTTCAAGTAGTAAACTACATAGCACTGGTTTTCTCATATTATGTTCTTAATTTCACTGCAGTCCACTTCGTGGATTTGACCTTGTTAAGGATAGAGATACGGGGAACTCTAAAGGCTATGGTTTCTGTGTCTATCAGGTAATAAGATCAGGCtgattttatttctttaaaGTGGTATGCAATAATTCAGCAATTAAATGTATTGGCCTCCAACATAAATCATATTTGGTCGCCAAACAATCACTTTGCATTCTCCTTTTCACCTACCTGAAGCTTTTGCATCAATCTATAACCTGTTAAGTTAATCTACATAAAATTCAGGATCCAGCTATGACAGAGATTGCTTGTGCTTCCCTCAATGGCTTGAAAATGGGCGACAAAACTCTAACTGTTCGGCGTGCTACTGACAGGTTAGCACCTTATCAAAAGTGACGTTACAAAGGTCTTCACGAAATTGTATAAGTGGAGAGTGAGGCTCAATTGTGTGATatgattgttttttgttttttttttgcacacAATATCTTTGGTAATTTTAGAACTTAATACCCTATGTGCCAAATTATTTTGTTTGCCTTGCTGATTTCATTAATATTAACTTTAAGGACAAGGATGGGAAGCCTTAAGCCTAATGAGATTGCTTTACccaaaacaaaaattgtttACAAACGAAGAGTAAAGAAAGAGCAATACTAttacaaattatttttaaacaGAAAGAGCAATACCAGTACATGAAATATTCTTTCATCAAATTGGGAATTATTTAGAGATGAAAAGCTTAGAAAGTTACAGCATTGCCaacaagatagaaaaagattgagGATAAAGTGATAGCAATACCTTCAGCACTCTTTTAAGTATATGAATACCTCTCAGTGTGAGGTAAGGCTAGTTACAGTTGCCCTCTTTAGACACACTGCGCTTTGTGCACTtgtcttaaaaaaataataataaaatatttgaacaaCAATTCTATATACTGGTGTTTGATTGCGATTGAACATCGTTTGCCCATGCAAAATAACAGAGAAATTTGTTGCTTTTGAATTGTAGCAGCGGGCAGGGTAAACAACAACAGGAAAATAAATTTGCTGAAGTTCAGCAGCATTTTGCCGAGCAGGTGAACTCCTGTCAATCtagtatttctctctctctctctctctatatatatataataatcttATCCAACTTGATTCACACACAGTTATGGTTGCAGAAAATGGCTTTACAAGTTGGTGGCATGGGGCTTCCTGGAGTAGGAACATTAGGAGTAGCATATGCGGAAATTCCAACTAAAGTTTTATGTTTATCTGAGGTACTATTGGCCTTTGGTATATTGTAAATCTGAATCGTTCTAGCCTTTTCTATACTCCTTGTATTGCTAAAACTGCATTGTACAAGTGCTCTTTATAGAACGAGTTGGTGCCACGTTACAGAAAAAGTAAAATTTAAAGTTGAAAGAGTTTGTTACGTGTGAAAgtgaattaaaaaaacaaagaaggtgAGGTTGTATGATGTACTCCATACATGAAcatattaaaaagaaatttgCTACCAAGATAATATGATTAAGAATTTcatgaaagtaagaaattacaAGGTATATCTTGGTTATTCAGGGTTTTCATAATCTTCTGTTGCCCTCGATTTGTAATGGAAAAGCGCTAGCGAAAGGGAGGTATAAATTATTAGATATTGCTGAGTAGAGTGCTTCTGTCTGTAGAACCCTTTGTCGAGTCCTTCTCTTACCACTCTTCAACCTAACCTTACGAAATGTACTTGGTCTTTTTGGATGTGGGTAGTTTTTGCCTCATAAACTGAGTTTGACTGGTCCTTTTGGTTATAATATGTCTCAGTTCCTTTAGGTTCTAAACTTCTAATATTTGATTTTAGATCATGAATCCAAATGAttatgatataatttttatttttttgtggtaTTAGGCAGTTACTGAGGATTTACTGAAGGATGATGAAGAGTACGAAGAAATATTACAAGACATGCAGGAAGAATGCAGCAAATTTGGTATGCAAATATCTTATTCTCTCCCCCCCTCTCTCACACACACGCGCACACACGGATGAGCACTTTGTCAAAGCAATTTATAAGTATCTGTATGCATCATGTGTTCACATGCACGCTTATCTGTGCTTGTATCAGTAGTAATCATCCTTTATCTTTCTCCTGGATGCTATGATTAGGAAATTTGGCGGGTGTTGTTATTCCTCGACCGAATTCTGATGGACAACAATTGCCAGGGGTTGGAAAGGTTAGTTACCCACTTGcatcaatatttttgttttcaatataagTATTAGCCATTAGGTGACTTCTGGAATCGTCATTTGCTATCTTGAACACTGCTGGCATTTGGTTGTTTCATTCTAAGTTTGTCAGCAGAtgtttttggaataaaattgcTATAATTCTGTAGGTTTGccattcaaaaataaataaattatgttgGATTGGTCAGCCTTTTGCTTTGTTCTGCTGATTGCTCGTTGGAATCACTTAAGCACACTTGAAATATGGGTGCTTTGATAAGATGAGAAACCACCATAACTGATAAGATGTCCCTGCAGCATCTCAAGTGTGGGTGCTTCGATATAATCACAGAACGTCTTAAATGTTTTTATGGCAGGTGTTTTTGGAATATGCTGATATTGCTGGTTGTGCTAATGCAAGAAATGCACTTGGTGGGAGGAAATTTGGAGGAAGTATCGTGACTGCTGCTTATTTTTCAGAAGATAAATACTACAGCCAGGACTATAGTGCTTAAAAAAAGTTAACCGGGTCTTTTTTATTGGTCTGGTTTATTATATGGTATGACAAGTTCCAAGTGTACATTATGCACTGTGAAGTGTTCATTGGCAAGTGCCATGTACTGTTGTTAAGGTTTTATATTCTGACTACAATGGGAGCAGTTTTTTGTGCCttttctttttacctttttttttatccatgGACTTGACTGAGCTTTATAACCAGCTTAAATTTCAGCGTACAGCGGTCTGAGAATTGCAGAATAGCATTTTAaacattataattttatataatttatttttcttgagtTTCAAGTATGAGAAAATTTTAGATCTGTATGTGACGATCAGatttgtttatatttgtatGACATGACGGATGTATGGAATTGCAGATATAAATTACAATGTATGGCagtgaattttattttctattttgtttaAACATAAAAATAGGCTGCTATTATTAgtgttattattttgtttaaacataaaaataggttccgtttggtagagtggttgacttgattttcaatgttaactGTTAAGCAgtgaaaaaaaactgagtttaaagaagtgaaataagttgtgaggtgtttggtagagTTGTTAACTATTGTTAGCTGTTAAattgtataaaatatattttgtttgtatttttttaattttaattattttatttcaatataatataaattattataattattaatacgAATATTACATTTATATgacatttatttaattataaatatttatgattataaatataattttgggataatttattattaattattttatttcattagtttataaattataatactaGAACTAATGTTATAATTAACAcaaaaatgatttaaatataattttgggacaatttattattaattattttatttaattagtttataaattataatactagaactaatattataattactACAAAAATGActtaaagtaaaataaaattaataaaaattcaaaggTCGTCCatctcatttttaaaaaaaataaaaatatcatatattataaGCCACAAAAGTGGATCCCaccttatttttataaaaaaattaataaagaattCATAAAGTTTACAATGATTAAAATATGGAACCCGTcacttttctcaaaaaaataataaagaaatcagATAAGCCTTGAACTGCTCACCAAAAAGCTCCTTCTTGAAACTTTTTTTCTAGGGTGGTGAAGATGATTGTAGTATAGTGATATTGTCAGCTTATTCGACATGTTTGGTAAAGCTTGTACCGCTCGCGATACCGTTAAATTTTAAGCTTGCATACCCGTTTTACCAAACACATATGATGTAAGTTTGAGGTTTTTGACTTAAGAGGCGTTGACCGATAATGGTGAATGAATATGCGTGGTTGTCCAATAAGGGAGTTTTTGAAGCACACGAGAATACTTCTTTTTTGCCTCTTGAACGTCTAAACTCTAGCCACACTTATAttgaaaaggaacaaaaaaatgTGGAAGCCTCATTTTGTGGTCCAAAAATGTTTTTTAATGATAACTGTGTAGTATTTAAACAAATttaatcatatatttttttgtttgaaataaaattcaacataacaaaataataacaattcTGGATTGTTAGATATAAGGCTAAAAACATTACATacatttttcaaatttaattttattacgtcaaacaaaaaaatatattgatgaattctaaaatccatcaaaatacaaatatgaatttaaatgttttttaaaaaattttgagtcAATAAAAAGGGGCTACAGAGGCCACTCGAAAAAGGGGATGAGAGGGGCTCCAACTCTCCCCCAAAAATCACtttaaatcatttttaaaaaaaaaagaagatatattagagtttaggatttaaaaattaatgtttgaagtttagggtttaagagttAATTTGTAGTGTTTAGGATTGTGTTTAAGATTTAggatttaatatttatttttttcaaattttattatattataatattataaatatcaaaatattcaatcatatattttaatCAATAATTTCACATAATTTTGAAAGAGAATTATAGTCAAAATTTAAATTAGGAATTAGAGTCCCCCCTATTCCGTCGAGAAAGAAGCTTCTTCCAAAGAGATGACTTGCGTCTGAGGTGGACACGTGATATCCACTGACAAGAATGGATTGCTTACTAGGATCAGTGTCACTATCTACTTATACACAATTCACTTTTGACTATACCACGTATGCAAATGGATAAGAACATAATAAGACCCATTCCAAGTTTTCCTTAAAATAAAAGTTAATATATGAGACAATCGGATTTAAGCATTTATTTAAATACTTCTATCCCTTTATGAAAGCCTAAACATGATTTTGTCGTGAAAGTGGATACATTGTGACAAATACCTTACCCTTTATTTGACTTGTTTATTGAACCCAAAATTGCTAACCAACAAATATTCTTAAAATAGATAAGAATGATTTGTACGTTAGATCTATCTGACCTACCCTTAACAACGACACCAAACATTTATCAAGACTCGATCTCCGACTTAATTTGGATAACGTTGCCACGCTGCACAAATCTCTACCAACTTTCTCCAATCTCATGTATAtaactatatctatatatatatatgtaactctCAAACACCACTGAAAATCACATCTTCTCTGTATTCATTCAACCAAGCGTCTGTGTTCGATCTCATCTCGATCGTTTTGTCTGAAAAATGTTGGCGATTTTCAACAAAGAATTGGTGACTGTGCCACAAGAGCTGAACAGCCCTGCTTCATTGTCTTCATCAAGAAAGCCTAAACTTCCTGTTGAGATCTTGAAGGAGTTTCATCAGTCCTTTACCCCCTCTAATGCCTTTTCTCTCAGCTTTGGAGATGCTGCTTTGCTCGCTTATGCTCCGCCACAGAAAAATAATAGGTACCTTAATTTCTCCGACTttccttttagagagagaaaatcctttttttgctttttgtaATTTGAGTTTCGTTGATTGACATTTTGATGTACCCAATTTTCCAGATTGTTTTGTGGGATGGACGGCATATACTGCGTTTTCTTAGGGGGCTTGAACAACCTATGCAGCCTCCTCAGACAGTATGGGCTTTCAAAGGGCACAGATGAGGCCATGTTCATCATTGAGGCCTATCGGACCCTCCGTGACCGCGGCCCATACCCGGCCCATCAGGTCCTCAAGGACCTCGAAGGCACCTTCGGATTTGTCATCTATGACACCCAGGCTGGTCATGTCTTTGCTGCACTCGTAAGTCTTTCTTTCAAAAATTCTTATCAGAGAAttcatttatgtatatatacttaTGAGAGAATTCCTCTTcctatatatacgtatatatataaataaatataattatgtgTTTGTTTACAGGGTGAAAATAAAGGGGTGAGGCTATTCTGGGGAATTGCGGCTGATGGCTCTGTTGTAATATCTGACAACTTGGAGGTGATCAAAGGAAGCTGTGCCAAATCATATGCGCCATTCCCAAATGGGTGTATGTTCCACAGTGAACAAGGATTGGTTAGCTTTGAGCATCCAAGGAGCCGGATGAAAGCAATGCCCAGAATTGATAGTGAAGGCGTCATGTGTGGGGCCAACTTCCAGCCTGATGCTGCTCATTCCCGGATTACTAACCAAATGCCACGTGTGGGTAGTGAAGCAAACTGGGCTCTATGGGCCTCAAATGCCTGAGCTGACCTACTGAAACACCGAACCCTTATATCTTTCCTTggactttgtttttgtttttgttaactCTAATTTCCAGTTTCCATGATGTTCCTCTGTAaatttttctttgttaattgacATGAAGCCCTGATAACATGAATAAAATCTTTTGTTTGGGACAAATTTCAACAATGGCATGTAAATCTTATAAATCCCATATGTTTagacaggaattctcctatacgGACGTAAAATGCGGGTCTAAAATGTATATCACTTTTTACGGATGTggataagtgaaatgacaagtggaaTCCACTACTTTGGATTccacatgttccaaatcaacCATGAAAATATAGGTCCGCATTTTAAACCCACATCTTAAGTCCGAGTGAGAGAATTCCTTTATGTTTAGATACTTATCTTCATTGAGTTCCTTTATGTTTAGATACTTATCTTCACTGAAAGAACTCGTGTATTACAAAAATTGTCTGGACAAACTCTTCTGATCAGACTTAGATAGCATATTCATTGGGGGTGAACACCGGGTCCTAAAACCTGGACCTTATCGGGCTGACCCGATAAGGAATTTATCGGACTGAGCCAAACTCAGCCCGGACCTTACTTAACAGGTTCGGATTCCGGGTTTGTATTTTGTCACCCgataacaaattaaaacataattttagttttaaaataaaaaaatgaaaagagaaaacatcatttcattaaaacAATTAAGGGTTCTCTGTCGCTAAAAGCCTAAAACGAAATTCTTCTCCGCGATCTCAGTTTCTCCGTGATGGTGACGGCGCAACCATTGCATCACTGAGGTCTCACTGTCTCATCATCGGGGCCTCACCACCTCACTCTGTACTCTCCTCCGGTCTCTCTCCCCCTCTACTGCAACCTCACTTTGTCCTCGCCTCCGCTAGTTGAAGAAGGTGTTTTTCGGTTCAGATCTCAAGTTGGGTTAGTAATTATGTTTCGATTGTTTTCTATAATGGACGAAAATTTGGAAGTCAGCTCCTCTCCCTATTATTCATCATTGAATGTTGATATATCATCGAGTAAATTTTTGCCGCAATCTTAGTTTTTCTTGGAGCTCCTTTTGTGACTGATGCCTGTATGTGTGCTTGCTTCTTCTGTATGTATATCAGTATATGCCTTCTGTTTTTCTTGTGTCTTCCCTTCAACTAAGTCTGTCatttaatgatatcaataaCTAGGTTTTAAATGCTTTTGGTGTAGAATTGCAAAATTCATAAGTTTATGTCAAAATAGATTTTGAATTAGCAAATTGTTGACTTGAGCATAGAGGCTATATTGGAAATGAGCTTAGAGGCTTTAAATGCTATTGCTTGAATTGCTGCTGCAACTGAATCGGTGAATTACGTTCTCAATCAAACCTGGTTATTAGGTTACCCGAAACCCAGGCCCGGTAATTCTTAACAGCGGTAATTCTTAACAGGGTTACCGGACCAGGTTTTCACCTCTTAAAAAATATTGGGTCGTATCAGACCCGATTCGATAACCCGAAATCCGACCCAATATTCACCCCTAATATTCATGTTGGGTTTGTAAAAAGCTTGTTCAacttgtataaaaaaaaatatctgaGCTTTGTATTTAAAATTACATCCCATACTTGGGTGCTGAAAAATATTAGAGAATCTTAAGTTACCCTAAACAAACAGCATCTCCAGATAATCAATCACTCCCCACCGAAAGAAGA includes the following:
- the LOC119989483 gene encoding splicing factor U2af large subunit A-like isoform X5, giving the protein MSLCSTHQLDQSRVNSARNHAPNSWILFEFKRLQFPYEQFPIASQTVPEMVQNMLQFGTSQLGALPLMPAQAMTQQATRHARRVYVGGLPPLANEQTIAIFFSRVMAAIGGNSAGPGDAVVNVYINNEKKFAFVEMRTVEEASNAMALDGIVFEGVAVRVRRPSDYNPALATGLGPSQPSPHLNLAAIGLTPGLIGGTEGPDRIFVGGVPYYFTESQIRELLESFGPLRGFDLVKDRDTGNSKGYGFCVYQDPAMTEIACASLNGLKMGDKTLTVRRATDSSGQGKQQQENKFAEVQQHFAEQLWLQKMALQVGGMGLPGVGTLGVAYAEIPTKVLCLSEAVTEDLLKDDEEYEEILQDMQEECSKFGNLAGVVIPRPNSDGQQLPGVGKVFLEYADIAGCANARNALGGRKFGGSIVTAAYFSEDKYYSQDYSA
- the LOC119989579 gene encoding stem-specific protein TSJT1-like, whose protein sequence is MLAIFNKELVTVPQELNSPASLSSSRKPKLPVEILKEFHQSFTPSNAFSLSFGDAALLAYAPPQKNNRLFCGMDGIYCVFLGGLNNLCSLLRQYGLSKGTDEAMFIIEAYRTLRDRGPYPAHQVLKDLEGTFGFVIYDTQAGHVFAALGENKGVRLFWGIAADGSVVISDNLEVIKGSCAKSYAPFPNGCMFHSEQGLVSFEHPRSRMKAMPRIDSEGVMCGANFQPDAAHSRITNQMPRVGSEANWALWASNA